In Acidovorax sp. GBBC 1281, a single window of DNA contains:
- a CDS encoding COG4705 family protein has product MKTSTEHALAKVPEVTLGFWLIKIAATTLGETGGDAVSMSMNLGYLVGTAIFAAIFLAAVVAQVKAKGFHPLLYWTTIIATTTVGTTLADFADRSLGIGYAGGSSLLLVLLLGSLFVWHRTLGSVSVSTVSSPKAEAFYWLTIMFSQTLGTALGDWTADTAGLGYTGAAVVFGGLLALVVVAYYWTGVSRTLLFWAAFILTRPLGAVVGDFLDKPLSAGGLALSRYSASAALLAFMLTAILLFRQRAARTAH; this is encoded by the coding sequence ATGAAAACATCCACTGAACACGCACTGGCCAAGGTGCCCGAAGTCACGCTGGGCTTCTGGCTCATCAAGATTGCCGCCACGACGCTCGGCGAAACCGGCGGCGATGCGGTCTCGATGTCCATGAATCTGGGCTACCTAGTCGGCACGGCCATCTTCGCGGCGATCTTCCTGGCTGCCGTGGTCGCGCAGGTCAAGGCCAAAGGCTTCCATCCCTTGCTGTACTGGACCACCATCATCGCCACGACCACGGTCGGCACGACGCTGGCCGATTTTGCGGATCGCTCGCTCGGTATCGGGTACGCTGGCGGTTCGAGTTTGCTGCTGGTCTTGCTGCTCGGCTCGCTCTTCGTCTGGCATCGCACCCTCGGCTCCGTGTCGGTGAGCACGGTCAGCTCGCCCAAGGCAGAAGCCTTCTACTGGCTGACGATCATGTTCTCCCAGACGCTGGGCACCGCGTTGGGCGACTGGACGGCTGATACGGCGGGTTTGGGATACACGGGTGCAGCCGTCGTGTTCGGCGGCCTGCTCGCGCTGGTCGTGGTGGCCTACTACTGGACGGGCGTGTCCCGCACGCTGCTGTTCTGGGCGGCGTTCATCCTGACTCGCCCGCTAGGTGCCGTGGTCGGGGACTTTCTGGACAAGCCGCTGAGCGCGGGTGGTCTGGCGTTGAGCCGCTATTCAGCATCGGCCGCACTGTTGGCCTTCATGCTGACTGCGATCCTGCTGTTCCGGCAACGGGCCGCCAGAACGGCACATTGA